The following are encoded together in the Nocardioides thalensis genome:
- a CDS encoding ATP-binding cassette domain-containing protein — MGHVEVTGVRFELPDGRVLLDDVSFRVGDGQKVALVGANGAGKTTLLKIVTGELTPHAGAVTRSGGLGLMRQMVDRDLGTEPTVADLLLSLAPARVQKAAKEIDRCELVLMDTEDEATQLAYAAALADYADAGGYDLEVTWDVCTVKALGVPFDRARHRELRTLSGGEQKRVVLEYLLAGPDEVLLLDEPDNFLDVPGKIWLEGRIAASDKTILFISHDRELLANAATRVVTVELGAGDGGNQVWTHPGGFASYHEARKDRFLRFEEMRRRWDEEHAKLKALVLRYKTKAAYNDGLASQYQAAQTRLRKFEEAGPPTEQPREQQVKMRLQGGRTGKRAIVCESLELTGLMRPFDLEVWYGERVAVLGSNGSGKSHFLRLLAGGGSDPDVEHRPVDDVRVQPVLHAGIAKLGARVRPGWFVQTHEHPELVGRTLLEILHRGDGTPNGRQGMGREQASRVLDRYELSASAEQKFESLSGGQQARFQILLLELSGATLLLLDEPTDNLDVASAEALEAGLEAFDGTVVSVTHDRWFARGFDRFLVFGADGNVYESDVPVWDEKRVERVR; from the coding sequence GTGGGTCATGTAGAGGTCACCGGCGTCCGGTTCGAGCTGCCCGACGGTCGGGTGCTGCTCGACGACGTCTCCTTCCGCGTCGGCGACGGGCAGAAGGTGGCGCTCGTCGGCGCCAACGGCGCCGGCAAGACGACCCTCCTCAAGATCGTCACGGGCGAGCTCACGCCGCACGCGGGCGCGGTCACCCGCTCCGGCGGGCTCGGGCTGATGCGGCAGATGGTCGACCGCGACCTCGGCACGGAGCCGACCGTCGCGGACCTGCTCCTCAGCCTGGCGCCGGCGCGCGTCCAGAAGGCGGCGAAGGAGATCGACCGCTGCGAGCTGGTGCTCATGGACACCGAGGACGAGGCCACCCAGCTGGCGTACGCCGCCGCGCTCGCGGACTACGCCGACGCCGGCGGCTACGACCTCGAGGTCACCTGGGACGTCTGCACCGTCAAGGCGCTCGGCGTGCCCTTCGACCGCGCCCGCCACCGCGAGCTGCGCACCCTCTCCGGCGGCGAGCAGAAGCGCGTGGTGCTCGAGTACCTGCTCGCCGGCCCCGACGAGGTGCTGCTCCTCGACGAGCCCGACAACTTCCTCGACGTGCCCGGCAAGATCTGGCTCGAGGGCCGGATCGCCGCGTCGGACAAGACGATCCTCTTCATCAGCCACGACCGCGAGTTGCTCGCCAACGCGGCCACCCGCGTCGTCACCGTGGAGCTCGGCGCCGGCGACGGCGGCAACCAGGTGTGGACCCACCCCGGCGGCTTCGCGAGCTATCACGAGGCGCGCAAGGACCGGTTCCTCCGCTTCGAGGAGATGCGGCGGCGCTGGGACGAGGAGCACGCGAAGCTCAAGGCGCTGGTGCTGCGCTACAAGACCAAGGCCGCCTACAACGACGGCCTCGCGTCGCAGTACCAGGCCGCGCAGACGCGCCTGCGCAAGTTCGAGGAGGCCGGCCCGCCCACCGAGCAGCCGCGCGAGCAGCAGGTGAAGATGCGCCTCCAGGGCGGTCGCACCGGCAAGCGCGCGATCGTCTGCGAGTCGCTGGAGCTGACCGGCCTGATGCGGCCGTTCGACCTCGAGGTCTGGTACGGCGAGCGCGTGGCCGTGCTCGGGTCGAACGGGTCGGGCAAGTCCCACTTCCTCCGCCTCCTCGCAGGCGGCGGCAGCGACCCCGACGTCGAGCACCGGCCGGTGGACGACGTACGGGTGCAGCCGGTGCTGCACGCCGGCATCGCCAAGCTCGGCGCCCGGGTGCGCCCCGGCTGGTTCGTGCAGACGCACGAGCACCCCGAGCTGGTGGGCCGCACGCTGCTGGAGATCCTGCACCGCGGCGACGGCACGCCCAACGGCCGGCAGGGGATGGGTCGGGAGCAGGCGAGCCGGGTGCTCGACCGCTACGAGCTGAGCGCGTCGGCGGAGCAGAAGTTCGAGTCGCTGAGCGGCGGCCAGCAGGCCCGGTTCCAGATCCTCCTGCTCGAGCTGTCCGGGGCGACGCTGCTGCTGCTCGACGAGCCGACCGACAACCTCGACGTCGCCTCCGCGGAGGCGCTGGAGGCGGGGCTCGAGGCGTTCGACGGCACCGTGGTCTCGGTGACCCACGACCGCTGGTTCGCCCGGGGGTTCGACCGGTTCCTCGTCTTCGGCGCCGACGGCAACGTCTACGAGTCAGACGTCCCGGTGTGGGACGAGAAGCGAGTGGAGCGCGTCCGATGA
- a CDS encoding GNAT family N-acetyltransferase encodes MSAMTTDLVIRPVDPRDEDAIRAWTALSTAVVEHEIGDSGAMWTAPEMIAVLQNPPNNRHELIFNGTVDGELVATGWITLPQLDNLRSADLYLGVRPDHRRKGYGTQVLALLETVCAEHGRTILSALTDWPYDGSPDGTGAPGVEFGKVHGFEFALGDVQRELPLPADEVRLKELAAEAAPHHSDYELRSWTGPVPDDIVLSYLELSATLATEAPTGDLEVENAAVDVEAHRSAERVLAEQQRTPWHTVALDRDGRVVAYSDLIVPATDPKWVFQWGTLVAKEHRGHRLGLAVKVANLLALQAAGGLDGRRVVTWNAEVNEHMIGVNERMGFIAMARGGSLQKKLEE; translated from the coding sequence ATGAGCGCCATGACCACCGACCTCGTGATCCGCCCGGTCGATCCCCGTGACGAGGACGCCATCCGCGCCTGGACCGCCCTGTCCACCGCGGTCGTCGAGCACGAGATCGGCGACTCCGGCGCGATGTGGACCGCCCCGGAGATGATCGCCGTGCTCCAGAACCCGCCGAACAACCGGCACGAGCTGATCTTCAACGGCACCGTCGACGGCGAGCTGGTGGCGACGGGCTGGATCACGCTGCCCCAGCTCGACAACCTCCGGTCGGCCGACCTCTACCTCGGCGTGCGCCCGGACCACCGTCGGAAGGGGTACGGCACCCAGGTGCTCGCGCTGCTCGAGACGGTCTGCGCCGAGCACGGCCGCACGATCCTCTCGGCGCTGACGGACTGGCCCTACGACGGCAGTCCCGACGGGACCGGGGCCCCCGGCGTCGAGTTCGGCAAGGTCCACGGCTTCGAGTTCGCGCTGGGCGACGTACAACGCGAGCTGCCGCTGCCGGCTGACGAGGTCCGGCTCAAGGAGCTCGCCGCCGAGGCGGCGCCGCACCACTCCGACTACGAGCTGCGGAGCTGGACCGGGCCGGTGCCCGACGACATCGTGCTCAGCTACCTGGAGCTCTCGGCGACCTTGGCGACCGAGGCGCCGACGGGGGACCTCGAGGTCGAGAACGCCGCGGTCGACGTCGAGGCGCACCGCAGCGCCGAGCGCGTGCTGGCCGAGCAGCAGCGGACGCCGTGGCACACGGTCGCCCTCGACCGCGACGGTCGGGTCGTGGCCTACAGCGACCTGATCGTCCCGGCCACCGATCCCAAGTGGGTCTTCCAGTGGGGCACCCTCGTCGCCAAGGAGCACCGGGGCCACCGGCTCGGCCTGGCGGTGAAGGTCGCGAACCTCCTCGCTCTCCAGGCCGCGGGCGGCCTCGACGGCCGCCGGGTCGTGACGTGGAACGCCGAGGTCAACGAGCACATGATCGGCGTCAACGAGCGGATGGGGTTCATCGCCATGGCTCGTGGCGGAAGCCTCCAGAAGAAGCTCGAGGAGTAG
- a CDS encoding alpha/beta fold hydrolase, protein MGFIKVGTENSTDIELHYEDKGAGQPIVLIHGYPLDGNSWELQSRELVDAGYRVITYDRRGFGDSSKVGTGYDYDTFASDLNAVLEALDLRDVILVGFSMGTGELARYVRNHGHDRVAKLAFLASLEPFLLQTDDNPTGVPQDVFESIVDAARSDRYAWFTQFYSDFYNLDENLGSRISEEVVTASWNTATRSAPVAAYAVVPAWLEDFRADVAAVREAGKPSLILHPGADRILPIDATGRPFHEAFPEAEYVEIEGAPHGLLWTHAAEVNEVLLRFIKA, encoded by the coding sequence ATGGGCTTCATCAAGGTCGGCACTGAGAACAGCACCGACATCGAGCTGCACTACGAGGACAAGGGCGCGGGACAGCCGATCGTCCTGATCCACGGATACCCGCTGGACGGCAACAGCTGGGAGCTCCAGTCTCGGGAGCTCGTCGACGCGGGCTACCGCGTCATCACCTATGACCGGCGCGGCTTCGGAGACTCCTCCAAGGTCGGCACCGGCTACGACTACGACACCTTCGCCTCCGACCTCAACGCCGTGCTCGAGGCCCTCGACCTGCGGGACGTGATCCTCGTCGGGTTCTCGATGGGCACCGGCGAGCTCGCCCGCTACGTCCGCAACCACGGGCACGACAGGGTCGCCAAGCTCGCCTTCCTCGCATCACTGGAGCCGTTCCTGCTCCAGACCGATGACAACCCGACGGGCGTCCCGCAGGACGTCTTCGAAAGCATCGTCGACGCCGCGCGCTCCGACCGGTACGCGTGGTTCACGCAGTTCTACAGCGACTTCTACAACCTGGACGAGAACCTCGGCAGCCGCATCAGCGAGGAGGTCGTCACCGCCAGCTGGAACACCGCGACGCGCAGCGCGCCCGTGGCGGCGTACGCCGTCGTCCCCGCCTGGCTCGAGGACTTCCGCGCTGACGTCGCGGCCGTCCGCGAGGCTGGGAAGCCGTCGCTCATCCTGCACCCCGGCGCGGACCGGATCCTGCCGATCGACGCCACCGGACGGCCGTTCCACGAGGCCTTTCCCGAGGCCGAGTACGTCGAGATCGAGGGTGCGCCGCACGGCCTGCTGTGGACCCACGCCGCCGAGGTCAACGAGGTGCTGCTGCGGTTCATCAAGGCCTGA
- a CDS encoding TetR/AcrR family transcriptional regulator, producing the protein MAVDEHTAREVVVRAADELFYARGVQAVGMDAVRTASGLPLKRIYGLFASKDELVLAVLAYRRSLWETGLAAATERAADPRGRVLAVFDFLDEWFREPDFRGCGFVNIYGELGACSGEVADAVRRQKEHFQDHVRRMVEEAGLPAYVAPQVALLAEGAQTTAAISGSPEAARQARAAAETLLDAAGTS; encoded by the coding sequence ATGGCCGTTGACGAGCACACCGCACGGGAGGTCGTGGTGCGTGCAGCTGACGAGCTCTTCTACGCACGCGGCGTGCAGGCGGTAGGGATGGACGCGGTCCGCACGGCTTCCGGACTCCCGCTGAAGCGGATCTATGGACTCTTCGCCTCCAAGGACGAGCTGGTGCTGGCCGTCCTGGCCTACCGCCGGTCGCTCTGGGAGACCGGCCTTGCCGCGGCGACCGAGCGGGCCGCCGATCCGCGGGGTCGGGTGCTCGCCGTGTTCGATTTCCTCGACGAGTGGTTCCGGGAGCCGGACTTCCGGGGGTGCGGCTTCGTCAACATCTACGGCGAGCTCGGCGCCTGCTCGGGCGAGGTCGCCGATGCGGTGCGGAGGCAGAAAGAGCACTTCCAGGACCACGTTCGGCGGATGGTCGAGGAGGCCGGATTGCCAGCGTACGTCGCACCGCAGGTCGCCCTCCTCGCCGAAGGAGCCCAGACGACGGCGGCGATCTCCGGGTCGCCGGAGGCGGCACGCCAGGCGCGTGCCGCGGCAGAGACTCTGCTTGACGCGGCGGGAACCAGCTAA